The Mobula birostris isolate sMobBir1 chromosome 7, sMobBir1.hap1, whole genome shotgun sequence region aggaacattgtatcatttttaatgcatgcatttccaaatgacaataaacgaggactgaatgtCTTCATAATCCAAATTACTTTTCAATCTATTTTCATGAGTTATAGAAAGAATGGAAACAAGAAGGTCACAGATCTCTGTCTAGTTATCTGATGTCTGCGTCAGAAAGTTCCGGGCTCATTTTCAACTCAAGTCCAGAGGCTTGAGATGAAAAAAATTACACCGACAATCGGGAGTGCCGACGAGGGATTGCCGCAATGTGGGACGTGCTGCTTCACAACTGAAAAGTTAAGCCGAGGCCCTGCACACTCTCCCAGGTGGATGTAGAGGATCTCTCCCAGTGTCTTGTCCAATATTTTTCTCTCAATCAATATCCCTAAAGCAACCGGACAATTTGCAAACAGTTAAAAGACATTTGAAAAGGCTGCAACATATTTTCTATTTCTTTAGTAGCTCCACATCAAAATGTATTTCACTGGTTAGTGTCGCTGGAAAAGTACGCCGAGAGGTTACAGTCATTACGGTAGCTGTTGCTATGATTGAAAGTATGCAATCGGAATCCATGTCGGTGGTGTTTTGGACAGCCGAGGCAAGGAACGTTGAACAGAGAAAAGGGGAGAATCTGAGAAACCCGTCTGAAGGCTTAATACGATGTCTCCAATTAAATACTATCCCCCGACGACAATTGACCCGAAATAATATAATTCTGTAATAAAAATTATTGCATTGGTACTTGTGATGATACATGGTAGCGAATTAACTAAATTATCATTCCACAATTATTATTCCTCTTGAACGTGTGAAAACCCAGATGGTtttagaacattaaacataaactGCATCTGCTTTGATAACCAGATAATACTCCAAGCATTGAAACACAGGTTCTGGGTAACTTTAGAACGTTGTCTGAATATAGCAATAGCGATTTCTGAGCACATTAACAGCTTCCGTCGGGTTCAAGGTTTCAATATCGGATCAATTGCCAGACTACACAGAGGTAACGCGGTGAATATCGGGTTATCCGATAAAACACTTCCCCCGAGTGGATTGCTCGCTAGCTAGGAAGAAAGCAAGGATCCGACACAATTTTGAAATAAGTAGGAACCCATTAGACTCTTCCTTATAGAGCAGTTATTCACCAGGGCCACTCATACCGCCAAACACctgggtgaagagagaggagaacgTAGGGGAGAATGGTGTAAAGTTCGAGTAGGGAGTCCGTTGGCTCCTAGAAAAACGAAGTCAGTCAGTCAGTAAGTCAGAGATGTTTAAAGTTTTGAAGTaagcatacagcacagaaaagatgTCCAACCATGCTCGTCGGCATCTGAACAGTACTGAGAGGAAAGTTGCCACACCTGCGACTTCGCATTCAACGTGTCAGCCAAGAAGTGGCGAGCTGAATAATAAATGGCAGCACACGTCATTATAGTAAAGGGAAAGATAGTAGCTGTAAGGCGAACGTGAGACTAGGAAGGCAAGCGTACAGGCAAAAATCAAGTCCTCCCGTCGCCgtcccccctcccccgcccccggCCAGGATGCTTTAACCCATGTTTTCCCCCAGCGAATCGGAAAGTTGGAGCTGCCCGAAAAAGTTGAAACGAAGCCGCGAGACTCCGGGAAACTGGTTTATTAAAAAAGTTAAATACAATTTCATAAATGATACTACTGGAGATTCTTTGTGGATTTAAATTCACAAATCCGAAAACAGTAAGTCGGGTTCACCGTTGTGTATTATTGTACGTTCCTTCGCCCGTACTTTTATTATCATTTTGAAGGCTGGCCCAGTGGTCGGCGGTGTACACAGCTGACTATCAAGGCAGCAGAGCCCCATGGAAATTCTTGGCAATGCTGCTCCTGGGACGGACTTTCTGTAAAGTGCTCAGTCCATCTGTGGCCCACTTATGAAGTCACGTTATACCACCGAACAACCACTGAATAGTTTAAATAAGTTCGGTGTGAGATGAGGGTAACATTTTGGTGGATCTCTTTACAGTTTGGTCTTTAGATGTCAAGTATAGACTCAATTGCAGCAAGTCATTCGGCAAGTAGCTACATGGTTGGGCTTATACGACAGCTAGAAAGGAGTCCACATGTATGACTTTTGAGTCTCTATGAGTAGGTCAACATTAGGTGGGGATGGAACGGCATACAAACAAAAAAGCGCAGGGTTCAACGAAGCTGTATTTTAGGGTGTTGGAGATTTGAAAGGAGATAAATACTGTGTGGCGCTTATGTTACAGGTCAGAGAAAATATGTCTGGGTTCTTAGTAAGCGACATGTTAGTTAGACTGCTCGTCACCCTATCTCCACAACTATAAAGCAGTGCTTTACGAGGTTCAACAACTTGACTGGAGGCAAGCACGCCAATACAATTGCCGTTCTCCTTTCTTCTTTTAGCACCAGCATATCTTTCGCCTTTTCCAACACTTTAAGGTGAACCTTTAGCCCCGCATCCTTTACTGGTCATCGTATCCAACTGTTTCAGAATGAGACACAGTGATTATGTTGCCATGACTTCGATGAATACGCCAGTTAGAGGGCTGGGGTCCCGCAAGCTAATCCTGGAAGTAACGCATTCTGATGAATAGTTTTCTTCTATCCCAGGAGCTAATACACGTACACCCGGCGAGTCGAGGCAATATTACATGACCAATAATGCTGATTGGTATTTATGAAAACTTTTATCATTCCAAATGTCTGTTAATGTCAAATCTATATTCATACTGTCGTGAGCAAATAGATCTTAATACCAGTTGCTTTGTTAGGACAAGGAAATAGTGGTGACAATAGATGTCTTATAAGCAGGTGAACAAATATGGGGAAATGGAAGAACAGGTTAGAAGGTAGGAGAAAGTATATAGATTGGTTAAAGTGCCGAGGAAGAATAACGTGTTCGTCCTCTTTGGTACTAGAAAATTAAAAGATTCGGACGCTAGCTCAGTATAAATTCACAGTGGAATTAACAAATGACCTGTGAAATTAAGTTATTTTTAAAGGCCAGAACATTATCATGATGAGCAACGTTCGGCATTGCCATACTTAAATCAAAGATATGGTTATCAAGAAAATCTTCAACAAAGGGCCTTAAAATCATCACTAAGTGGACTTCCAGCAGTAGAGTAAGTTTCTCACATAAGATATCACAAGCTATTTGATAATGACAATGTTCCTTCAAATGTAGATATATTTTTAAAGCTGTATATTCGTACCTGTACTCCATTGGGTTTGAAACCAATCATCATGTTGATATGATTGGAATAAATGCTACCTTTTCAGAAGTTCCTCAGTCCCCCCGACAAACGAAGTACTGGGCTCTTCCAAGAAGAACGTCTACGGTTTAGTTACATTTATGTGGCTCTGTTTTGAGAGTCACTGATAGAACACACGGCCTTCACAACAAACAGACAACGTGGAGCAACAAATGAAAGATGCTCATTTCTCCTGTTTCAATAGTATTTACTTATTAATTTCAAACATAACAACCTCATTGTTAAAGTAAAATCACCAGCAAggaataaattaataaattaataaaatcttCCCCTTTGATAATGGATAATTTATCTTTTATACTGGGTTTTTGGTAAGATTGACATACTATTGAAAGCTACTAAGTATTAATATTTATGCTAATTCTGCGAAATCACATAAACCAATATCATCACTGTCAATTATAGTGTTACTCTTGGTACCATATGCTTACTCCAGCGTCAATAAAAACATCCATTTAATGAGTAAATATCAACAAATATTTACATTTGTGGATAATCGGTATCCAGGATACTTAAAACCAGAGCAACAACAGTTTCTGGTAGCGGAGGTTACATTTCCCTGGGGGTTCACATTTTTATCCTCGTCCGTCAATAAATGCCGTTGGGAAATTACTCAGCCCAAAACTGGAAAATAATCCAAAAGACAGCTAATCAAAATTTGAATATTACGTTTTTTTCAGATAGGAAGCTAGCTTGGCGATAGTCAAATATAATATTCATCTCTCAAACAGACAATTGAACACTTTTATAATAAACTGAACTGAGATAATTGCGGTAATAATAATTCCTTAGAAAGACAACAAAATTAATCCAAATGGTCAATCTTAATGGATCTGAGTCTGTGCAAAAATGTAAACCAAATGGCAACTAATAGTGGCAAACTTCTCTAGGTTGGTTAACCGTTACGAAAGGAATAACACTACCAGTTGTGCTGTAGCAAATGAAAGGCTGAAGCAGCAAAACTATTAGATTACTGCTCGGTAAATGTTGGTTTATGATCTGTCAGATGACCGTCTCTCAAGGATTTGATTTTCAGCACCAGAAGCCGAGGACAGCTCCATATTAGAAAGGGTATGCCGTTTCATCTTCCATTTAGAAGCGCGATCCTCTTGAAACATACAAGGTGGCAGTGGCAGTGATGTGTACAAAAAAATCCCTTTGGTCGTTGTCTATCGTATTATGTTTAACCAAGTCTGCATATTATTTATATGTTTTTGCACATGCTTGGCGACCAAGACCCCATCATTTTAAAATGACTGAAATACTGTCGTCATTTCTAAATCGATTGCAACACTTTGTAACAAAGGCGTTAAATGGTGGAATTTTCCAAAATACAGTCAGGAATCTTGGGTTCTTACATTTTCCGGATAACTCGAAATGCTATATTTGAAATCCTGCACATTTAAACTGCACGTACACCGCAAGAGTACTGTACCACGTTTTATTGCTTTCTTATTCAACTCACGTTTCACGATCTGTAACTTTTCATGAAGAATATATCACAATAATATTTCAGGAAAAGATTTCCAAAGGTTTGGACAGCATACGATGGTTTACTGCAATGGTCATATGCCTCACCAAGAGTACCTCAGGGACGCAGCTAAAACTTTTGAGTTAGCCTTTTATAAAACATGTTATTGATAAAGGCCACATGTCCGGATAGATTTTAATTGTACCTCTTCCACTGTATACATCACAGTAAAAATCATGTAATTGGTTATTGTTAGAAATGCGTATTCAATTCCCTCGTGTTAAACAAAAAGAAGATAAGCAGGCTTTATCAGTTAAAGTTGAACAGATATTAAACATAAATATATCAAAATGTTCAAAGAGTGAATAGTCACACATAAAATAAGCAAAATTGAAAACAAATCGAGATTAGTAATTCTAATTTTTTAGTTTGAGTCCAAAGATCTAGGTTTTACAGGGTTAGATCTTATGACTATCTGAAGTGTTCCTTTGGTCTGTGCTGAGATCACCAGTCTTCACTGAATTCAAAGTCAAAACTTACAAAAAGCATCAAACATCGTAATATTTGGGAATCTGAATAAAgcaattgtaaagtttgatggttgCCTTTATTTATACAAATATAGTCAATGGACAACGCCTCAATCCGGTTGCTATGGAGTCCGCGGCTCTCCTGCGTGTGTAAAGTCCCCAGAGCGAGTGTTGGTGTAATGTTCCTGTTGGTCTCCATCGTTGCATGCACCGCACCGTTTGGCGGGTATCTCGGACTTTATATATAGACGAAAAATTACGAAAGTGGAAATCTGGAGTTAACTGACATACATTTCTGCTATAGGTGCGTCTCCTTTATAAACACAAATATATGATTTCCAGAAATAGGAAATCGGGTTTAATGTGATTTGCCATGCGCTGTGGCCGTcgccaccccctcccctctaATTTTTTTGAAACTATGCTATCTTCAAGTATTTTACACAACAGTTTTCTCGGCAGTCAGGCGATAGTTCATTACAAAAGCATGGAATGGAACACTGGATTCCTTGCAGCGTCTGTACAGTGGAGGGCTGAATCCGATTCTCCTCTCTCCGGGCCGGTCCGAGAGTCGAGACTCTGTCGTTTACTGTGGATGTCGGGAGGCAGACAGACTGCTGCcgctgccgccgccgccgccgccgccgtaTTAGGGCCCGGGCTCACCGCCACACTCTTTGGCGAGGTGCCCTTCTCCGCCTCGGGGCTGCAGTGGTCGCGCTCGTACTCCTCCTGAGCCCTCTGCATTTTCCGCTTCTTCATTTTGCTTTTGTGAAAGTGGAAGGTGAACAGAGATACGGCAATTACGCCGAATATCAGCATCACCAACACGATAAGAACCACAGTCGCCGAGAAGGAGTGGATTAACTTTCCCACCTCGGTCACACAGGTACCATTGCTCGGAGAAAAGTTCCTGTTTCCAGTACAAGAGGACAAAGAAAGCGACAAATCCTTGTGTATCCTGGCACTCATTTGTTGGCCAGTAAAGTAGCCGTTCTCAACGCTGCTGGTCTGTCGAGCTTCCTCGGTCGGCGTTACAATACCAGTCGCGCCGAGTAAACCGCCGTGCCTGTAGGAGGGAAACAGAATTCCAATGTTCAAGTTTAAGATCCGGAAACAGCAAATAGGATATCTAAATGAAACATAAGGTCGCCGTCAAACAATCTGTTTGTTGAAAACACAATTAAGCTGCATACGAAAATAAGTTGAGAATAAGGTCGTCACTCAACGTTTGGCATCGCCATGCAAAATAAATGGGAACAGAGAACCTGGTTCACCAATGGTGGTGTAATGCGTCTCTGTGCGTCCGTCTAATGAATCCATAACGTTGTGCAGTGAAGCGATCGCTTGGGGTAACAAAAAAAGGCTAGCGACAAGAAAATCTTTCACATAGACCGAACAACCCTATTCCATTACCAGTCACTGAAGCCTTGCCTGTCTTCTTTGATTTACGCTACTCAGCTTCGCAGGTGCAGTTATGTTTTCAAACATTTGCCGATAATTGTCAAAATAATGTTAAACACTATTCCCAGCAAAGGCTAACAATGTTAAGGTGCACATTTCGAAGCTACTTCCACAATCTTAATACTGAGGAGTGACTATCGTTTGTAATTCAATCAGCAATCTTGATTTCCAAATCTGTTACATGGCCAGACTGCAACTACTTCATCACTTTTATCTCGGCGGTTTCAAAAGTCGGAACGTGCAATTGTAACAAAGACAAAGCTTTCGCAAAAATAAAATCGGTTTTCACAGGAGGACCAGTTGCGGGTCTTGGTATGGCAAAGTAAAGACTGACTGACTGGTTATTGGAAGGCAAAAGTCGGTGGCAGCACGAACAAAGGAGGCGGATTAAAATTGCCAGTCAATGCAATTTTGCGGAGCAGTGGGACATGCAAACATCAAAAATAAAACTATAGATTTATAAAGATATCTTAGAGAAAGGGTTTCTCAAAGAGTAAATAACACAAAGACCAAGATCTACTCAAAGTGAGTTCAATTGATCCTTGTAGTTTAAAATGAAACAGCTCCAGATGTTTCTCTTACCTTGGCTGGGTGGCGAGTCCTGCTGTTCCggaagctgagagctgaagtaACGAAATAATAATAAGACAGATCGGTGAAACAATGTGAACTGCACAGCCCCAATAACCGGAAGTACGTATTTTCTTCGACAACCAAAAATATCACTGAGCTCATCCAGTTACTTGGTAATTCCAATTCATTTTGGATATTCGTTGCCTTTTGCGGGATTCTTTTGTTCAAATTTCAATACCTTATTAAGCACTGGGACTGGAGGGGTGGGtgaatataaacagaaaatatgCTGACAAATAACAAACGCTTACTCTCGAGGAACAGCTCCCATATTGTTCTTAACTACGGTAGACAAGGGTAACATTTAAATTTTTATTGATCCCATCCCATTTCTAGAGGTACATCTACATCGGCGCCCTTTGTCGAATCTACCAATAACATCATGCAATTCGTTTCACTTGCCCCGGCAAGGCGTCCCAACTGCTCTCAGTAAGACCAAATTGATCGAAGCCAATAAGAATTGCGTCTCTGTTGTTTGCCTAAAAAGGGATATAATTAGTTTTAATTGTTGAAGAGCTCAGTGTTTCATACGCATGTATGATTTTAAAATTGCATAGCTTTGCAATACAGGAATGCTGCTTGATTTTAATCATATATGGAATATCCAACATCAATTAGGATGCAGTAATGCTTTTGAAGGTGATTGAAACGGAGAATTAACATTACAGCCTCTTTTGAAACTAAGGCGCATGATTTTATCTGCTCCTACGTTCGGAGTGTTGCAGCTGTGCTTTCTTTCTAGGGGTATTCCAGTGAGATTGAAAACTGGTAATGTGCGTGTCTGGTGAGGACGTGCATATTAATCAGATGCTCTGAATACAGGTTACTTTTTCATTGTGAAAAATCTCTGGGTGCTGTGTCTTCATTTAACGGCAAGAATCAGATAAATCCCAGTTACACTATTTTCATTAAATTTCATTGTGCTTTCAGACTAATCTCTCTGCTCTCTTGGAGAAGCTCAAAGTTATGGAAGCATGCAGCTAAGGATTGGATCTGATCCAAAACGTTTGCTGCAGCTCCCAAACGTGTGAAAGAGTAGATTAAAAATATCTAGTCGAAAAATGAATAAAGTTATATTATCAATTATGACCAATATAAATGAATATTGCTATTAGTGAAATAAAATCTAAGAGTACATCTTAAAGTGTTTTTAA contains the following coding sequences:
- the LOC140200733 gene encoding uncharacterized protein C11orf87 homolog is translated as MSARIHKDLSLSLSSCTGNRNFSPSNGTCVTEVGKLIHSFSATVVLIVLVMLIFGVIAVSLFTFHFHKSKMKKRKMQRAQEEYERDHCSPEAEKGTSPKSVAVSPGPNTAAAAAAAAAAVCLPPDIHSKRQSLDSRTGPERGESDSALHCTDAARNPVFHSMLL